The genomic DNA AACATAAATATTTAATATATTTTTTTAATATTAAAGTGAAAATCGAATTTTTATGTTATAATAATATAGATTAAAGTATATGGAAAGCAGGATATTATGGAAAATTATATGAAAATCTTCCTATTATTTCTTTTTTTGATACAGAGTGTCGGTTATGCTGAAATAAATGCCATAGAAGAAGAAATACTGGCTGATAACATAAGAAATTTTTATAAAGTAAGTGATGGTATATACAGATCGGCGCAGCCTGACAGAAAAAATATGGAGTTAATGGACATAATAGGTGTAAAAACTGTGATAAATCTCAGAAGGTATCATTCTGACATGAATGAAGCTAAAAATACATCTCTAAAGCTGGAAAGAGTAAAAATGAATCCCGGGAAGATAAAAGATGAAGATATAGCAGAAATACTCACACTCATAAAAAATTCAGACAAGCCGGTTTTGATACACTGCTGGCACGGAAGCGACAGGACTGGGGTAGTAGTTGCTATGTACAGAATAGTATTTGAAGGATTCAGCAAGGAAGAAGCCATAAAGGAACTCAGAGAGGAAAAATACGGACATCACGAAAATATTTACGGAAATATAGTAAAGTATATTCGTAATGTTGACGTAGAAAAACTAAAAACAAAAATTTTATAAAATTATTGACAAAATCTATTTTTTTTATTATACTTAATAATAACTAAGTAAAAAAAATTGTATATAAATTCAAAAAACTGACGAAATTAAAGTTAATTTTTTTTTTTCGTCTTTTTTATTTGTGTAAAATAAAGAATACATACTATCAAACTATCAAATTAGAAAGGAATGGTTTCAAGTGGAGAAAAAGTACGTTTTTGTTACCGGAGGGGTAGTTTCGTCTTTAGGGAAAGGAATTACTGCGTCATCATTGGGAAGATTGTTAAAAGAAAGGGGATACAAAGTAACAATACAAAAATTTGATCCGTACGTAAATGTTGATCCCGGAACAATGAGCCCGTATCAGCATGGTGAAGTTTTTGTAACAGAAGATGGTGCGGAAACAGACTTGGATTTGGGACATTATGAGAGATTCATAGATGAGGAGCTTACCAAATATAACAGTCTGACTACAGGAAGACTTATGTCAACTATTTTGAATAAAGAAAGAAGAGGGGAATATCTTGGAGCTACAGTCCAGTTCGTACCCCATGTTACAGATGAAATAAAAGACTATATAAGAAAAGTATCATGTGCTAATGACTCTGATATAGTAATTACCGAAATCGGCGGTACAATCGGAGATATAGAAGGCGATACCTTTATAGAAGCAATAAGACAGTTCAAAAAAGATGCAGGCAGAGATAATGTAATTTATATCCATGTAACACTGCTTCCTTATATAAAGGCAGCAGGGGAACTGAAAACCA from Sebaldella termitidis ATCC 33386 includes the following:
- a CDS encoding dual specificity protein phosphatase family protein translates to MENYMKIFLLFLFLIQSVGYAEINAIEEEILADNIRNFYKVSDGIYRSAQPDRKNMELMDIIGVKTVINLRRYHSDMNEAKNTSLKLERVKMNPGKIKDEDIAEILTLIKNSDKPVLIHCWHGSDRTGVVVAMYRIVFEGFSKEEAIKELREEKYGHHENIYGNIVKYIRNVDVEKLKTKIL